The following nucleotide sequence is from Oenanthe melanoleuca isolate GR-GAL-2019-014 chromosome 5, OMel1.0, whole genome shotgun sequence.
GACTGCCCTGCTGTGTGGCTAAGGACAGCACTGGTGCTGTTATCTGCTTGGATCACATTGATGCTTCTCTGAGTACTGGTGACAGAAGTTGGGAGTATATCCAAGAACTGGGCAATGGGAGGAGTAAATTCTTTTCTTATTGGCTTACTAAACAACCTGGAGATTAGGGGAGAGGTGGGGTGGCACTCTGCTGGCAAGAACTGGCAAGGAGAGACAAGTGTATCCTCTCCTATTAGCAGATATGGCCTGAGCTCTTGTTAGGAAGCAGCTAAATGCATTTGCTAAGGGCAAACCAACATTCAGTATCACCCCCGAGTGGGATCCATGGGCAGCACTCCTCTAGAATTGCCAGACCCTATAGAAGCTGAAGTGAGCATTCTTGCTGCTTGCTGGCTAGTACTTTTGCACTTAACCTTCTGACTGCATTAGGCTGTCACATTTTTATTGTGAAAAAGCATcgtgtaaaaaaaaaattcatcgTGTATGAATTTGCATGCAAACAGCGATTAATAAAAACCCCACTCTTGCTGCAAGCCATTCAGAGCACTAACTGGAAAAGAACTGTGGATCTGGTTCTGTTGTTTTCATCGTGGTGTTAAACCTGGACCTCAGGTCTGAGATGCTGAAAATGCACAGCCTCTGCAGAAGGAGTGAATTAGTATCTCAGATCACCCATTTAGCTGTGGCATGACCCAGGTTGAAGGTGGGAGTAGAGAGGAGAGTTGGTTACTCCCCTGAAGCTGGGGGCTGTTTGGACTGTCCTTGGCAGAAATTAGTAATAGCTTttgcagctccctcagctaTATTGAGATGATGGGTGCTTTTCTAGATATGCTGGTTTTAAGGCTGGTATCAAGTCCTGTCTGAAAGAATGAAGGTGACAGTGTTTTGGAGAACTGGAGACTTGGACAGAGAAGTTCTTGCCGCTGGAATGTTCTGAAGCACAACTTTTAAGACAGTGAGCAGGAAATGACTGTGACCAGGAGAAAACCTTCCTGTGTGACAGGAGATATGAGAAGAGACGAAAAAGGTGTCAGACCTTGAGGCAAGCCCACCTTTTCTGAGCTATTCCACAGAAATCCTACTGTAGGGCAGTCAAAGTAGTGCAAGAAAGTTAGGATGAGACTTCAGGGGAAACAAAATGTAAGAAATGGCATGGCCTCTAGCACTGGGACAATTTAATTGGGTGCTTCTGTGTTCTGCTTCACAGAGATGTTTGCTCACCAGGTAAGACCTGCTGATATGAGACATCATGACAAGTTTAACCAGACTAGCCAGGGAATATTTATCTTGATTAGGagggtggtttttgtttgtaggatgtttttcttctgttagtCTTGACACTCTCTGGTAAACGTTAGAGATGAAGAAAGAGGAGTACTGAGCTTAGCATCTTCCATTTCTAGTTTCTACATGACACAAGAATTGTGGCATGTCTGAAAGGCCAGGAGGTGTTAACAGTATCCAAGCAGGGCTCATGCTCAGGGCATCCAGCAGAGCAGTTGTAAACACGAATGGCTTCCAAAGTGCTTCAGCATAGACCTGTAAGGCTCCTCTGGCCCTGCTCTGAGGGTAGTCAAACCTGCTAGGGCACTTGTGTGGGCAGTGAGGGATTTACCTGAGGCTGAGTCCAGCTTCCTCTTGAAGTTGTTGGGATTTGGGCCTGACTCATGTAAAGAGCAACTTGATTTTGTCAAAACTGTTCCTGTCCTAGTTTTAGTgacctctgtgccctgctgtggaGAAGGAGGACTATTACTGGATGCTCAGTGCAAAACATCCTATTGTTAAGCAATGCTATATGCAATTGTCTGCCCACGTAAGGTGAGCAATACCATGGCTTGTTCTCTCTCTGTTACAAACTTAGTTATGCACTCTGGCAGATCATGATTagatgaggtttttttatttgctttcttggtttgggagttttttgctttttttgtttgtttgtgttttgttttgttttttctcataAGAATGCATATTTTAAGGAGGATTGGGTTTCCATCTCTGTATAGTCAGACTGCCCAGTGAAATAGGTTAATGACTAAAAAACAGTTCAGATACTTGGTGCAGAAAAGAGGGATATAAGAACCCTCATAGTCCATGAATTTTACTGATtgaaaaaaacaataaagagATGGTACCAAACAAATAAGACTATAGAGCGATCTTAGACTTCTGTGTGGTGTTGTGTCTGTGCAAGGAAGGTTAATACTGGGGAGCTTTTATAATTCTGTGACAATTACCCAGTCAGACTGAAGTATGATTTAATCTTTCTTTGTATGTGTGAGTGGAGTGTATTGTTCGTCATTGCCACAACAGGCTCATCCTGCTTGAGCTTTGTAAATCTTCTGCTTATCTGTGAATTTCACTCTGTGATCAAGGCTTAACTGTGCTCCTGTGGTTTATGTTCTGAGCACTTAAACCCCTCACTTCTGTGTCAGCACACAACAGACCATGTTTCAATCTGTGGCATTACATATGACCGTGGCTTAGGTTTGTGTCTTTGTTACGTTATGCTGGAAATGCTTTTAGTTCTGCATCAGGTTGGCATTGAGGACCACTGATCAGCTTCAGCTCAGCCAGGACATGAAAGAGCCATTTCATCCTCTGGTGATCAGATTAATCTGTTTGGCCAACTAACATACCTTACTTTCCCTAAAAGAAGCTGGattccagctcctcacagctgtCTGTGAATCTGGTGGAAGAGGAAGCAAGTGAGGCTTGCTACTTGAAGGAGAGCTGTGAGAAAGGAGCTGGTGAAGGTACAATGTGATCTTGCTGTTACCATAACAAAAAAGATGTTCCTTAGTGTTGTGGTGGTTATTGTCAAGCTGGTAACAGCCATTCAAAGAACATCAGAGCAGTTAACCCTCCATGAAGGAGgacaatattttttcatatgaccaaaacagaaaaatatggtGCTTATAGGTGATTTGTTGGGACACTGGGTGGAAATACATATTGGCctagtattttttcatttacatattaaaaaattgtCTGTATATTAAATACCTAGTTGTTTGGAATGGCATTTGCAGAAGCTCCAGTGCATAACTTAATTTCTGCCTGTTAATCTGGAAATGACAATTTCTTTACCTCTGAACGGAATTCAATGATGTTCTAAGTCTTTGGacttctgtttccttcctgttttccagcagtGTATGCTGGCAGAGAACCAGCTCTCTCAGGAGATGTCATAAGCTTTAGTACCTCCTAGAAACAGGGCCTTTGGGAATATTTGCTCCCTTTGCACAAGGTGGAGAAATGCATCCTGAAAGCTTGATGAATCAAGATCCTGCAAATAGCTTTGCAAGCCTAGAATGTCAGTAAGCCCCTGGGAAGTTGGTAACTTCTGTAACTTGGCTCTTTTACTCTTCCTTCCCTGGCATGAATGTTTGTCTTAAGATGTCTCACAAGCCCTGGGATACTTCCAAAAACATGTGTTTCAGGGAGGGAGTTGATGTAATTCTTGCGTGTATCTTTCTGTTCCCAGTACTGAACATCCCAACACAGCCATGCTCCAGAGTGGTAATAAACAGTTCACACAGGCAGCTCTTCCCATCCACCTGCACCTTCTGGCCACTAGCCATAGCCAggagcaggctgctctgggtgtgcaTTCTGGCAGCAGTTGGTACCCAGCTTTTTTCACCCCTTAAGTGTCAGTGGTTTATTCTGTGGCCAGCAGTAAATGGGATGCTCTGCCTGGTTCTGTATTGCTGTGAACGTACCAGTGCTGCAAACTTGGGGTGTAAGCTTTGCTGCTGGGAACATAAAGGGTTGTGCAGAATCAGACTTGTGCTTGTTCTTCTCTTAGCCCCAGTTTAGGGTGCACATATGGAGGCAGTTGAGGAAACCCATTATGGAGAGTGTGAAAGCTGAGAGCAGTGAAAGCTTTGGAAACAGGTCACTGCATTGTCTGTCCCAGGCATTCTGGATGCCTCTCTTATGCTGGACTGGGCCCTGGCTTGCAGAGGTGCTGCATTCTGTCACAGATGCCAGGGAGAGAGAGCTGGTCCTGTAGGGAGCAGAGGTGTTTGACTGTCTGTTTTTCAGGTACCACCAGTCCATCATCTTACCCACCCAAGCCTTGCCTTCAGCAATTTTCAGTGCCATCAGCACTGTCTAGTAGACCTCCCCAAAGCTGCAGGCTCTGAGAAGCTTTGttcccctggggctgcctggcaAAGGACAGTCCAGAACCAGCTCAATCATGTGGAGGGTGTCGATGTTCTGGCTGCCTAATCCAGACTCTTCTTATCTATTTTCCAGCACACAGGCAGTGTTTTTCCATCACAGTGAaggtgacattttaaaatacttgtgCATTCCTGGATGCTGGGATGACAAGTGAAGGTTGGGGGTAGAGGAAAGGGGAGGTGGCTAATTCTGCAATCCCTTCCATGTGAATAAGACAAGTCAGGCATAACTGCCTGAACACACTTATCAGCTGCTTCTCTCCTTTCCTGTCTGAGTGGTGTGTGGAGGTGAGGAGGAGTCCAGTTTGCAGTTGCATAGCTGTGCATCTTCTGAAGGCCTTACCTGAGAAGGCCAGTCAGGGTGTGGTGTGGATGTGGTGGTGTTTCCAAGCCTTTGAGAGTGCAATTGCAATGTAAATGAGTGCTTGTTTCTTGTTGGCTGGCTGATTTCTGTACTTAACTGAGAAATCTCATCTGTGTGGGTGGTGCTTTATGATAGAAGGGGAACCAACAGTGAGCTGCTTCTGTGTGCAAAAGGGCTCCTGGTGCAGTGGCCAGGCTTCCACATGGGCATAGCTCAGGAGaaaagggagctgcaggacTGAGCTCTTTGCTGCAATCAGCAGAAAGATGGTGTGCATGACTCCAAGCAATTCCAAGTACTTGGCTGTGGTATTAAAAGGTGTAGGGAAATTGTCCTGTCTGCTCCTGAGTTTTGGTATCTGCTCTGGTGACACTGGCTTTTACCCACAGCTCTCCACCAGCGCCAGGAGAGGTATCTATTAAACTGCTAAAGATCTCTCTCATGCTCAAATGGTTCTGCAGTATAGCAGAAAAACCTTTTCTGGACCACAGATGAACCAGGGCATTTGCCTATGTGCTTGGATGTGAAATGTGCCATTAATCTGCTGCTTTGGCTGatcccagctgccctgagaTACTGCACGGTTTCACAGTGAAAGGAAGTTTAGCCTCATAAGGTGCAGGATTAAAACACTAGTTACAAAATtattgcagaaagaaaagataaaaagcacagaagagGTAACAGTTAAAACTCACGAGGCCCAGGATAGTGGCTTCTCTGAAGCTTATTTAAGAATAAATCTCCTCAAGAACAAAGTCTTCTTGAAAAGCTGGTGCTTAGACCCCTGTTAACCTTTTCTGAAGAAGTAAATTGAATTGCAGTTATAAAGCTGGCAGAGCTCATACCAGAGCATTTTTGGCTTCAGTCAGCACTTCATCTCAGAGTTTATTGGCATTTACAAGCACTACCTGTTCTGCATTTTCACATGTGTTTTGGTTCAAGAGTTGTTTGCACTAAGGCAGTGTGGTAAATTTTTCCACAGTAAATGAATCTcaagttttcttttgcttcttaaaTCTAGCTCAAAATCCAATTACTTGAATTTTGCCCAGCTGTTTGTTGCTGTTTGTCCCACAGAAGGTGGGTCACTTAGAGGTAGAACATGACAGTGGGTGCTTTGGGGTTTAAGGACAGGCCTGGGTCACCATGCTCTGATGGAGCACCCTGCATGGGTTGACTGATTTTCCATGCCCCAAAATGTCTCAAGAGGGATCTGTGATGTGTTTGCTTTTATGAAGTCTGGGGAGTTGATGtgaattttaagggaaaaatcTGGATTTCTCCATCTTTCAGCTAGGCAGATACATGTTGTCAGTGGAACATTGAGGCTGTTCTGCAGGGTTATTGTGACCTGCCAGAACAGAGGAAGCTCTGAGCAAGACAAATATCCTGTTTTCAGTGCAGCTTCCTCaattttggtttgttgtttttatttgaatggCTGTTGAAATTTCTGCAAGAAAAGTTTCTGGCATGTGCCAGATACCACATGTGCTTATACACACCAGTCAGGGAAATGGAGGTACAAAAAGGAATGTGAAGCACCTTCAACACTCCAGAGTTTATGTGGGTAaacagagggtttttttcagaaatgttttcataatACATtgaattcctttttaaaagtaGACTAGAATATTTGGTCCTAGGAGAAGTCCTCTTAGATGATCAAGTCCAACAACCTTTGATGGAACCCCACCATGTGACTAAACCAtagcactaagtgccatgtccagttgtttcttgaacacttccagggatggtgactttGCCATCCCCCGTGCAGCCTGTTTCAACAGCTGACtaccctttcagtgaagaagtTTGTCCTACTGCAAAAGCTCTGTTACCAGTCTTGTTGGTGGCATATTCATGTAGAATAGTCAAAATCTGTGTGCTTTTATGGGCTTCTCAGATGCCTTATGATGGGGTAGGTCTGCAGCTTGACACTGTACCCATAGTACAGGAGGGGATTTTGCATTCCTCATTCCCTTCAAGAGGTCTCATGCTCCTCCCTGCCAGACTAATAGGAAAGCCTGGTTGTTGGGTTCACCCCAGTCTCTAGTGAAACAGCTGTGGGGAAAAGATAGCAGTAAGGATTTTCTGGGGCTCTCTCATGTGGAATCTGTTGTGTCACTGTTCAAAAATACGACCAGTTTGATGACTGCCAGTTGGACTGTACTACTGGGATAACAAGCAGTATTTAACAATCACAGAAACTTGATCAAAGGTGTTCTCTGCCACTGTGTAACAGCCTTTCTTCTTAGTTTTAGTACTTTCCTAATTTAGTGGGTATTTGTAGGTGGAAGTCTGCCTGTGTTTCATAGATATTCCTCTGAGATGTCCTTCATgatactttcttttcttccagattGTCCCCAGCCACCACAACCTGAGAATGGAGGCTATAAATGCCACCCTAGCCCCTGCAACAACCCTCTGACTTCAGGCAGTGTCATAGAGTATCTGTGTGTTGAAGGCTACATGCTGAAAGGAGATTATAAATACTTGACCTGCAAGAATGGAGAGTGGAACCCAGCCATGGAAGtcagctgcaggctcagccctggtgagtGCTCCCTGACTCTAGAATTGCCCTTGCATTGACTTTTCACATTATCCTTAAACGCTTAGTGTCATGCTGGGTAAGTCCATATGGCTGTCTCTCATTGCACCAGCAATTTCATAAATGCAGCTCACAATCATGGCTCTttcttaaaaatgtcttttcagcAGAAGCCCATCAGATGCAGACTTAGAGTCCCTGACACAAATAGAAAAGCCATGGAAAGGATATAAAGTAGGCAACTTGTTGCTTATCTGGAGGCTCTCATCCCAGGAATGCTGGAAGCCCTAACAGTAGCCTTTTCCATGCTGTCTGGTTTTCCTGAGTCTGTGcacacatgtgtgtgtgtgtgtagagTCAATCTTCCTTGCAAAACAGGTTAAGTAACTGTTGGTTTCCTGTGTCAAAAAGATTGATAGTGCTGCTTTTCACTGTACTGGCAGAAAGGACATTGCTGACAAATGATTCCTGCTTCTCTTCAAATAGAAGTGGGCAGCTTTCATTTTGTGTCTCTCCCAGCTGAACAGGAATTCCTCCATCAAAGCTGCAAAGTAAAAAGGTTTGCAGGAAAATGTTCATCGTACAGCTCCTAATTTTCCTACTACTCTTCTGGTGTTAACAGTGGGTattttgaataaagggagaacTCCCTCCCCTCTTTGAGGTGGGCTTGTTGATAGAACCTTACTACTCAGCCATCCTGAGCTAGCAGGATGTACACTTCAGAATTAAGTTTCAAAACATAAAGCAAAATGTGTCAGCTTAAttggaaagaaacagaaaaataaaagtacctTCATCAAATTCTTTATGGAGCTCAGTGCATACCTGTGATCTCTGAACatcctgtcctgtcccaaaGACACTGTCTTCTCAGTGTCTCTGCCACTCCAATAGCCCCTTCTTATGATTTATAAGGAAGGATCTGGGAGTTTACCTGGCAGCAAATAGATCCTGAAGAGGGTTTTCAAATTCAGCTTTAGCTTCCTTTCCACAGTGATCCCCCTTCCCCTTGCTGCACCCAGGCTGGAGAACAAAGCTGAGCTATTGCACACAGTGTTCCCTGGGTGGCATTCCTGCTTGGTGGCATTTGGTTGAGCTGAAGGATTGTGTTGTGATGAGCGGAAATCCCTCAGATTTCTTTAGCATCTTGAAGGGTCAGTGGCATTATCAAAAATATGGTGCCTCAAAAGTCTGACCCAATGAAAAAGCCATTGCTTTCACAGCACAAGCTTTGCACCAACTGTTCAGAGTCAGAGATAGCTGACTCTTAACTAATGGGTCTCTTTCAAAAGGCTCAAAGAgggggagggaggtgggagaCTCTAGAAGAGCAGTAAATGATTGGTGAGGGTAAGATTCTACCTATCCTGTCCTGTATAGGATAAATCAAGTCCCTAGTAGTTGTCATGTGttttgtgcagctctgagcctgTCAACCCCATTGCCTTATGGCACTTTATTGTATGAGTTTGTGACTTTTTTTGGCTTATGAGGTGGTAAATGTTCTGGAGTGCACCCTGGATAGTGAGCAGTTTGACAGCATCATGTACTGATGCTGAAAATGGAGCATCTCTATTTGCCTACCCTTGTTCCTGTTAGTGCCCTGAGAAATGCTGCAAGTTAAAATTCTTACTCAACCCTAtttgccacaggaaaaaaatgtgctaGTCACTATTGTTTTTTCTTGGGGGGGAGGCCAAGCTGCTtctaaaacatttcaaagaaacAAGTTTAAAATAACTAAACCAAGTAGGTTTGACCCCAAGAGATGATGCAGAAAATTGCAAACTAGGTTTCCATCTTAAATGCCTGTTTTGGGCATTTCAGGCTGTAGGCTTAAAAAGAATGATCCTCCAGCTCTACTTTTTGTTTACCTGTTGCTCTTCCTCTCATACCTCATAGCATGTCTCCTGAATTCCCTCTGCAGTCTGGGCCCTGTGCTCCTTAAGAATGTGTTGGATGAAGAAATATAAATCAAATGTGCAATTCACAGTAGTACTTCCTTGTGGGTAGTTGAGGCTTTTGGGATCTCTACCGAAGACACAAATCAGGGACAGGAACAACACATGCAGACAATTATTTCCTTTAGGGAGGTGAAAGGACTAGTGTAGCCTTATAGGCAGAGTAGGCAGTACTCAGCAATACCACCTGCAAGCTGCCCTCTCTTCACTCCCAGTTTATTCCTGCACAGGTCCTTTAAAGGCAAATTGGTTTCCatacagtcacacagcacagctgcagaagggTAGGAAAGAGTAATGTGAACAGGGCACACATATCTAACAGTGAAAACTCAGCACCCTGAAACAACATCCACCTTCCTTCTCTGTCCTCTGACACGTGTTTGTGTGAGAGAGAAACTTAATATTTTGTGTCTTAAGTAAGTTCATAAAAATACCCAGCTAGTTGACTTCTGCTTCTCTTTAAAGGCTGTTATATTAgttgagaaataaaatttttttgaaCTTTTTCTATTTATTGGCCTAAAATATGCTGCTTATTGTGCTAGACATTTATTGGCTTTGCTGGTGACATCATGACATTCTCTATCTTTTGCTCAGGCAGGTCTATATATAACATGACCCTTCCCACCATATGTCAGTTCCCATGGCCTGCTTgcactgctgttctgtttgctctgtgtttttccaaAGGACCCTTGTATGTGCCTGGTTTATTTTGGGTTCCCTTTACAGCTGATGGAGAGGTGTCAGCTTGAGCTGCGAACTGAGATAGGTGCTATGTCTTGTTTATATGGCAACTTGGGCTCCTTACACACACACCCAGGAGTAAGTCCTGAGGAGCAGTGTcaatgtttttccttctctatgGCAATTATTCATTTTACCTTGTGTTCCTCTTGGTTTTGTAGAAAAGGACTCTCCACCCACAATTGGAGTGCCCACACTGTCCATAGTAGCCTCCACAGCAAGCTCTGTTGCCCTGATTCTGCTGTTAgttgtgctgtttgttttgctgcagcCGAAGCTGAAGTCGTTCCATCACAGCAGGTGAGTGTAGCTGGGTTTGGAGGGGCTCAGAGGCACCCTGTTTCTTTGTAGTAGAAACCCATTCAGGTAGTTGGGTTAGCCCTTCATTTTGGACAACTTAGCTTATTGCTGTTCTGTTCCTCTTTTCATTGCCTCAGTGACATCTCTGCCCCATACTACCGATCCAGTGCTTTTCTGAAATGGTGGTCTGTGATACCCACTTGCAGTCCCCATTCTTATGTGCCACCCAGGGAGTGACTTCCTTGTGCTTTTATCTTGgcttttaatggaaaaagtTGTTATACTTATTATTCTGTCTGTAGATCAATTTCCTATCTCTTCTAGCCTTGGATAGCTACTGAAGTCTGTGTCTGGGTGTACACAGAGGCATCTTTCCCAGACTGCCTGTGGTCATTTGGACCTGAAATTAGGCACTACTGCTCTTTAGATATGTGTGCAAGTCTGCCATCATCTGCTGCAGGAGAACCCTCCTGGCCTGGGTTTGTGGGTGAGAGGAGGAGCCCAGCCATaacactgctgccagctgaggcAGACACTCCAATAGTGGGGAGGTTGACAGGTGGGGCCCTGGAGTCTGTCCTTTTCTGAAAAGGCCCAAAATACTAGAGGAGAAGTTTTCTCTCATGCCTTATGGGGCCAGGTGATTcatgctgtgccagagctgtctTCCCCATCCTGCCAGAGGTTAtctggccagcagcagaggcagcagaacagACAGTGCTGGGTGTTGTGgaatgcagcagtgcagcaggctGGAATCAACAGTGCTCTTTGCCTAAAGCACGGAGCTGAGTCATGACCTTTGTCAGATTTAGCTGTGGAGGTAAGTGGGGAGGTGAAGCATTGTAAACTTTTCAGCTATTGCTGTTAAATCTATCAGGTGCCATGAATTACAGCCTCTGCTCATGTTTAAAGGCAGTATGCAGAGGGCTCCAAGACTGTGCTTGCTTGACCTCGTTAAACCACCATTCAAGTTTCTGTCCTCCCCTAAATGGTGAGAGTCAGAGTTCTGCTATGAGAGGTTACTGGAGTTCTTGGtaagatatatatatagtaaaataaatactcaatttatttttttctcctccccgccctctttgttcttttttttttttttttttttttttgaggcgAGACCAAGGTGTGTCTGGAGATCAGGTCTCTATTATGGTGGATGGTGTCCAAGTGGCCTTGCCATCCTATGAAGAAGCAGTGTatggcagcacagggaattGCATTCCACCCTCGGACTCCCGAGTGCAGATCGTGCTCTCAGAAGGAGCTGGACAGAATGGACCCAGAGAGATGCAGCAGCCGGACCAGGGGGCTCACAACACCTTTGAAAGAGAAGATGAAGCCCCTGGACATTCTGGACTGTGTGAAGCCAGTGGCTCTCAGCGCTCTGAAACTGTTCTTGTGCATCAGGCTGCTACCTCTTCCTGGGTAGCTGGCATGGCTAGCAGTAGACCTGTACACAAAGAGGTCCAGGATTCAGAAAGCAGTGACATACAGAGCCTTTTATCACTCACTTCCTCTGAGGAATACACAGATGGTAAGTCACTTGTGCAGGGAGCATTAAATGAGACCCTTTTAAGAGTAGTTTCTGCAGTTGATTAGGGTGAAAAATGACAAGGGATGCTCCTATGTGTGTCTGCCACTAGAGCAGCTTTTGAAAAGATCTACTCTGTATAGCATGTTTCTCATCTTAAACATGTAAGCAGTGTTTAATACCTTCTGAAGAATTCAGTGTCCTCAGACTGGAGCCTAGGGCAGTCTGAGCAAGATTGTCTACTGCTTACTCTTGTTTTAGCAAAGGATTTTTGGAGAAATCCAGCCTCTAGCATTATAGTgcaaaagcagtaaaaataacTGTGTTTGTGGAAACTATGTTGGCGGGAGTGGGAGGACATGCTTGGAATACAAACCCTTTGTGATGTTTGGGCTGCTTAATTTTTAGACTATTTTACTAAGCAGCTTTCTGCCACAAAGCATTCAGTGCTGCAGCCTTACCCTGTCTAAGACCTTAGAGGGATGTGCATGAACTTAATGTAGAGGACAGAGAGGCAAGTCTCTTGAGCAGTCAAAACATCTTTTATTCCTCTCTTCTATGCTGTCCTGAAGGAGTAGCTTTGCAATGCCAGAGCTGATGTGAAGTTGTAGCTTAACGTTGCTTCTGCAGGGACTGCTGTGTCTTGGGCAAGAAATGTAACTGGCCTGTAGATGCTCAGGGCAGAACTTTCCCTTTCCGTGGTATTAAAAGATACTTTGCGGTAGCAGGGTAATGCAGGACCGGATAGACATCCAGAGTGGTGATGGAATCTCTGTCCTTGGAGTTTTTCGAGGCTGGAGCTGGTAATGGTCCTACTCTCAAGGGCAGGTTGGAGCAGAGTCCTCCAGAGTTCCTTTCTGATGTGAGGAGAGGGAGACCACTGCATTGTTGTGTTATGAAAGTGGGAGCTTGTCTTGCTTTCAATAGTAATTTTTCTGGTGTCTGTTGAACTTCAGAAGTTTgactactttttcttttttttttttttttttccctctccttgccATTCAGATATTCCCTTATTGAAGGAAGCATGAGGTCTGCTGTGTTTGCCTAGTCTTCTCCATCTTGGa
It contains:
- the SUSD6 gene encoding sushi domain-containing protein 6, with the translated sequence MCHGMVASKSNTGSSLSLTGHGLFRLLVIFGSFILETQSTGWLSKSKGPAYCPQPPQPENGGYKCHPSPCNNPLTSGSVIEYLCVEGYMLKGDYKYLTCKNGEWNPAMEVSCRLSPEKDSPPTIGVPTLSIVASTASSVALILLLVVLFVLLQPKLKSFHHSRRDQGVSGDQVSIMVDGVQVALPSYEEAVYGSTGNCIPPSDSRVQIVLSEGAGQNGPREMQQPDQGAHNTFEREDEAPGHSGLCEASGSQRSETVLVHQAATSSWVAGMASSRPVHKEVQDSESSDIQSLLSLTSSEEYTDDIPLLKEA